One segment of Metallosphaera cuprina Ar-4 DNA contains the following:
- the soxL2 gene encoding Rieske iron-sulfur protein SoxL2, whose amino-acid sequence MPLKVRIGNNEVRVLRSSDLYFVQKLLKAMRNPKTKFNSREFTTKGEEYLFNYVSKNVGGVDEGRRNFLKGIVIGVAAATVVGIIPGLRVLVPPVEQASGFPKSLLLDSSGNPLKASLIPVNSPIITLYEYPLTGEPNFLLNLGDKDGNPISISPIDVVVPQTGKTYKFPGGVGPHNSIVSYSAICQHLGCTPPYIHFYPPGNVSPSQLTAPEPDTLTAQALLAAKQANVPALIHCDCHGSTYDPYKGAAVLTGPTQRPLPTILLEYDSSTDYLYATGALGVATYPEGSDGIPSQDPTKDLDTSQYGSSVGDKTQVQANTNPFS is encoded by the coding sequence ATGCCCTTAAAAGTAAGAATAGGCAATAACGAGGTGAGAGTGCTTAGGTCATCCGACCTTTATTTCGTGCAGAAACTCCTTAAAGCTATGCGGAACCCCAAAACTAAGTTCAACAGCAGGGAATTTACAACCAAGGGTGAAGAGTATCTGTTCAACTATGTAAGTAAAAACGTAGGAGGAGTAGATGAAGGTAGAAGAAATTTCTTAAAGGGTATCGTGATAGGTGTTGCTGCAGCCACTGTAGTTGGTATAATTCCAGGACTGAGGGTTCTGGTACCACCAGTTGAGCAAGCCTCAGGATTCCCGAAATCGCTTTTACTTGATTCCTCAGGAAATCCATTGAAAGCCTCATTAATACCTGTCAACAGTCCTATTATAACGCTCTACGAATATCCGCTTACTGGAGAACCTAATTTTCTCCTCAACTTAGGGGATAAAGATGGTAATCCTATTTCTATCTCACCAATAGATGTGGTCGTTCCTCAAACCGGGAAAACGTACAAGTTCCCTGGAGGAGTAGGCCCTCACAACTCTATCGTGTCTTACTCAGCCATTTGTCAGCATCTAGGTTGTACTCCTCCATACATTCACTTCTATCCACCTGGTAATGTATCACCTTCACAGTTAACTGCACCTGAGCCAGATACGCTGACTGCTCAAGCTCTACTTGCAGCAAAACAGGCTAATGTTCCAGCTTTAATTCATTGTGATTGTCATGGTTCCACTTACGATCCGTACAAAGGAGCAGCCGTACTGACAGGGCCAACGCAGAGACCTTTGCCCACTATCCTTTTGGAGTATGATAGCTCCACAGATTACCTTTATGCAACAGGCGCCTTAGGAGTTGCAACTTATCCTGAAGGCTCTGATGGCATTCCCTCGCAAGACCCAACTAAAGACCTGGACACCTCTCAGTAC